The Chanos chanos chromosome 3, fChaCha1.1, whole genome shotgun sequence genome segment CTGAAGGCAAGAAGTCAAGCACTTCAACAGCTATTAGACAAATCCAGGAACAGATGTCACCTTCTAAACATCAATGACATGGCAAAAGGCACTGAGGTCAGAAAACTGctggagaagattgaggagatgatgtcaaaaaacagagagaaattctACAGCAGTGAAACTTACCTAATAGCAGAGAACCACctgaaagagatagagagaaagattcagaaggagagagaggagaggagagaaagacaggagagagaaattaggGAGAAGCTGGAAAGGGAGTTGCAGGACTCGCTAAAGCAGATGGAAGGAGAGCttcaggaaaaagaggagaagattGTTGTCTTAGAGAAAAGGATAAATGATTTAGAAATAGAGCTAGAGAATGAAAGgaatgaggagagaaggaaagaactggagatgaaactgaaagaggagtcagagtacaggaaagaaatagagaaagagcaagagaggctgagagaggagatggagagagagaaaagagaaaaagaggagaaacacagaAGAGAGTTGGAGGAAATCAGAGAAAACTATGAGATGGAGGCCAAGGCTGAAGCTGAGAGAAACCTCATGAAAATCATCCTGCCTGAACTACACAGCAGCCTCAGTATCTCAGCCACAAAGATGAGGAATGAATTTAACAGGCAGCTggagcagagagatggagagataaaaagaatgaaagagattatagaagagaagagcagagaacttgagagaatgaaagaggcagaggcagagaaagataGACTGatagaaacactgaaacaagagagagagagacaggaggaaagacacagagaggagatagacagacacaggaaacaggTGAGCGTTCACAGTGTATGTTCGACACTGACTTTGTGGGTGAGGAGACACTCGTCAGGATGGCTTTTACACTATATAAATACGTCTATTTAATCAGTCTGTTCTCCTCAGCACATCCAGGAtcaacacaaccaaaaaaattTTGCTTGGAGGAATAACTATGCCAAATCCAGTCAAATTTGACAGTCTGTTGTTTTTAGAGGTTACATGGGTCAACATTTGAACTTTGGGAAGACCAAATTAAAGAAAGAATTAAATACAGCTTATGTGTAGTTAGCAGCTGTAAAGTAGACAGGAATGCCTGGCTTAATATGAAGAGTTTAATAACAATTCAGATTGCCTGAGATAGTCAGGGATGTAAACgtctaaaatgtgtgtgtgtgtgtgtgtgtatgtgtgtgtgtgtgtgtgtgtgtgttagggacgtacccgaatccgaatacgttatttgggaaaacacaaataacgtgatggaaacagatatttcttctacccaaggttgctcgttattattctggaaaaaaacatgattggcatgtctgtgcatcagcaattatgtttcttcaaatcgattcatatcattatagatggccacaagataaaaatgcatattttgtttGCAGTATAGGGTCTcgatttcactaactagtcgtttcatttactacacctTATTGAAAAATGATCACCTGTtgtcgcccccaccgagtcaggtgCAGTAGCAAGCGAGACAAAAGCATGGTGTGGTGGCTGGTTTACCTCCGCAACCTGTAGTGTCTGGCTgtttgtgttaatttcctccactAAAAAACAGTCGGAAGTCGTTTCATTTACAACAGATTACTGAAAACTGATCCCTGTATTATGTGGTCGCCCCCAAcaagtcagcgcaaattactgttgtaagtAGTAAATCACATTTCCATAGCTAACTGCAGTAAGGTTTACCCATCAAGAATCGAGAACGCAgcatcattggaatttaagattattcccttcaactgaaggatatttttctatatttcttttctgtgaatAGTTTCCATTTCCAGTGCAAATAAGAATATGGGGGAGAGGTTCAGAcggttcataaaacttagtttagttaaaaataaaaataaaccaaaaaaaagagaaagagagatgaaaaatacagtatgaTGATATGGATATATATTTCATAActaattatatgccaatattaaatcagtttaatgtttcaaaggcacaaaaattgcattgccaatgaatattaggttagaaaatacatttgctCGATTTAACGTGACTTACggtataaaccacgcccactttCGGTCTACTATaggaatacagatacagagacagatattttgttggttgaacagatacagacacaaataatgacgtctctgtacacctctagtatgtgtatatatatatatatgtgtgtgtgtgtgtgtgtgtgtgtatatatatgctgtATGTATTGCTTTCTTCTATTTATAATATGTGCACATGCAATCTAATCAAGGAGGTGAGGAGCCCTGGGCTCATTGATGTGGTTAATACTTCATATTACACTCCATATGTAGCTAAAATACTGCCTTATAATACTATAAAATAATGCTGTAATATTAACTATATTACTTTCTTCTAATtatgatgtgtatatatgtgtatgtgtgtgtatacaatgCGGTCTAATCTAATCAGAATTTGCCAGAACTGTTAATTAAAGGTAagattcaaaataaacaaatcagtgtgacttgtaatgtttttttccaacaaaaaattaaataaacaaacacatacataaagagaTTTGTAGTAggggagattaaaaaaaaattaagagacaAATggataaacaacaaaacaattttttcaaAAAAGCAGGCTTTGTTATTCCTATAGTTCTACAGCCTTCTATTCTCTCACCTTACTTccataaaaaatgtaattcattatgaaattatggaaaccattttaaaacactaaatGAGATTCACTCATAACATAACTTGGTGggcctacacacagacacacacacactgtaagggaaatttggagtttTCTGTGTGGAGAGTTTGCTAAGtgtcagagacaacaaacttcagaagtgatgaatcatttcttctttattttatgtgcatgggagaagcacacctcagagatgaagcacaGTTCTCACTGGAGTTAAGGAGTGCAGGGCCATTATACATTAAGACaaactggtacagacacacaattCATTCAGAGGTCTTCTTCCTGATAAATGCTCTCTGTtccaacacacagatacagtgttGCAGTATACAGTGTTAAAGCAAGCACAGATCCCAATTATATGAATACATCATGAAGATAGTTAAGGGGCACTTTTCCTTTTATAGCTACGGCTGTACAGGtcaagaagaagtactttattgtcTTTATTACTTTATTGAGCGGTTACTAGCACTTCACTCGGTAGCGATGAATTTCATGTCGCCTACTTAAAGCCtgtcatcatcttcttcttggGGACGACTCCTCTGGCCCAGCATTGGTGCTGTTGGCTGGGCACTAAATTCGGTCCCATCCGTCAACCAGTAGATCAATGGGGTTTGCAGGAGCAAGATGATGACTCCTACCACCAGGAGTGGTTCTCTGAATGCTACTCTAATCTTTAGGGAACAGTTTGCACTGGGAGGCTGGATTCCAGGTGTCCCTCTCAGCTACTCTGATTGCGGTTGGTGTGGTCAGCCACACTTGGAATGGTTCAGCCCAGCATAGTTGATACCAGTAGTGgcacattttacacattttgtaCAAAAATTTAAAGGCTCAGCATCCCCCCTTTTGACATATGATCAGGGCCATGGGTCAATTTTGCCAGGAATGAGAAGAGTGTGGGAGTATGgggagtaaacacacacacacaccagaggagTTAAGAATGCAGCTCTTCTTAGCCCAGAAAGCAAGCTCTGTCTTATCAGCTGCTTGAAAAACAGGATTAGTGGGTCTGCACCTTCACACACAGCAGCAAAGAGTAGTAATAAGAGAGCAGTAAGAAAGTTTTCATCGAGTGACTTGTGGTTAATATGTTTTCCTGTGGAAGTAAGAAATCCACGATTTTTCCACAGAGCGTGGAAGTTGTGACAAACATTAAACGCGTATTGAGAATTAGTGTACACAGTAGCCATTAACCCCAAAAAGGACATCATTTGCTGTTTGGTTTGTGGTTTTGGAACGTTCAAGATTGTTTCAATACGTTCTGGGCCTAATTTGCACCCCTCTGGACTTATAATATCACCTAAATAACATAATTTTGACACCAATTGCAATTTGTTTTTTGGTTCCTTGTGACcattttcagacagaaaacacagtaatgATACTGTATCAGTTTTGTGGGCCTGCTCATTAGGCATAAGAGTTACAACATTTGGGATAGTTGAAACAAGATATTGAACAGCATCCTTATTGCTCTGAGGTCTCCAACTACCAttcgtattattattattagtagtagtagtagcagtagttgtagtagtataattattaattaattaattaatctatttgtttttacatctgGGCCTTAATAATAAGGAAACACCAGGAAAACAAAGTGTAACAATGTTAAAGAACAAAGCACAGCAGTTAGAATACCATCATAACCAGTTCAGTCTTCCACAAGTATTAGCTTTATAAGTATTGGTTTATCACTTGAGGACATAATTTAGGAGacaaatgacaataataatccaaaataataaaagttttttttgttgctgttgttgttctcttgttgtttttttttgtttgtttgtttgtttgtttctagtAATGTGGGGTGTTGCAGGGTGAGTGAGGGCACTCAACAATGGCTATAAGTAACTGTTCTTTTACTAGATCTAAAGGCTATCTATAAGAAATGTCTGGTGGTGCACGTGTCCACTGGTCAGGCGCGGCTGATGtttggtctctctgtctttgttccgTTGGGCAGTCACGGGCTAAGTGTCCATAGCACCTGCACACGTAACAGATTCTTCCCCTAATGCTATGTTGTCATTGCCCTTGTGGTTGCTGTTGCATCTCTTGTGGACGTGGACCCCTCGTCCTCATCTTTGTTCTCCTCtaagttcagttcatttttgtaCCTCATTCCTTTTGGCATGAAAAATGTGTGCCCGTAAGTTTTGGTTTCCCAGTCGATACAGGTAGTCAGGGTGTGACACTTCAGCAAGGGATGGGGTCCATTGACCAGGGATACCTTCAGCATGTTCTCACAGGCTTCATTTCCTTGTTGTACACCTGAGTGAGCAGCAAAAACAGTTTCCTTACAAGAATGATAAATGGCTGCTGACTCACCTTCAATATGCTTCACATCTTGACTTTGGAGGTAGGGAGTAGAAGAACGaacaaaacaatcaataaataaaatagaataaacaaaataaatattgcaTGTCCAAAAAGGAGTTGGAAGAAGTAAATAACTTATCTGGTCATACCCCTTTTCTCTGCTTAATCAATGTACATCATGCTTATCATAACTAGTCCAACTATCCAACCCAGTGTCCATCATACACAACTTAAATAGTTACCTCAGTGTTAATCCTCATTATACATACATAATCAATGTGCAGGTGCCTTTCAGGCATG includes the following:
- the LOC115808779 gene encoding GTPase IMAP family member 6-like: MEIRWFKRTECFYQYKNGERTDGGEYRCEVICGEGQRSALQAHLQVYVGGESPSLNLPVSPELRLVLLGLSETVKWAAGNTILGREEFGIQAATSTETQHSESRQGEVAGRQLVVVDTPDWLSPGLSQEEMRKDVGLCVHLSAPGPHTFLLVCPLEPSDGEDSRLLERMEDIFGESFWGHTMILFINAEGIVGKNLEDLLKARSQALQQLLDKSRNRCHLLNINDMAKGTEVRKLLEKIEEMMSKNREKFYSSETYLIAENHLKEIERKIQKEREERRERQEREIREKLERELQDSLKQMEGELQEKEEKIVVLEKRINDLEIELENERNEERRKELEMKLKEESEYRKEIEKEQERLREEMEREKREKEEKHRRELEEIRENYEMEAKAEAERNLMKIILPELHSSLSISATKMRNEFNRQLEQRDGEIKR